The Methylomarinum vadi genome has a window encoding:
- a CDS encoding ABC transporter substrate-binding protein produces the protein MCLLLWWVIALPIYSTERPLKKATLMPLWEPQAQFAGYYVAFDKGLYAKHGIDLTILRAGPGHSPVDALKKGAADFAILWLTSALRHRAAGIPLVNLAQTNQRSSMLLIAKKTSGIDTIADMDGKKVGLWEGDVSIPPRALFARHHIKIHAVRQSHTVNLFLRGGIDVTSAMWFNEYHTIINSGIDPEELNVFFLRDRGMNLLEDGIYALQNTVSHDPELAAAFVEASLQGWRYAFAHPDEALDIVINYMHEAHLPANRVHQRWMLERMRDLMMPADTQTKLGELREQDYVAVGRTMQEQGLIDDYPDYNDFAWRADGEEK, from the coding sequence ATGTGTTTGTTGCTATGGTGGGTTATTGCGCTACCGATTTATTCGACCGAGCGTCCACTCAAAAAAGCCACCCTGATGCCGCTGTGGGAGCCGCAGGCGCAGTTCGCCGGCTATTACGTGGCGTTCGACAAAGGCCTCTATGCCAAGCACGGCATCGATTTAACGATTCTCCGGGCCGGTCCCGGCCATTCTCCCGTCGACGCGCTGAAGAAAGGCGCCGCCGACTTTGCCATTTTGTGGTTGACTTCCGCCCTGCGGCATCGTGCCGCCGGGATTCCGCTTGTCAACCTGGCTCAAACCAATCAGCGCTCGTCGATGCTGCTGATTGCGAAAAAGACATCCGGAATCGACACCATTGCCGACATGGACGGCAAAAAGGTAGGCTTATGGGAAGGAGACGTCTCCATTCCGCCTCGCGCCTTGTTCGCCAGACACCACATCAAGATTCACGCGGTGCGTCAGTCGCATACCGTCAATCTGTTTCTGCGCGGAGGCATCGACGTGACATCCGCGATGTGGTTCAACGAGTACCATACGATTATCAATTCCGGCATCGATCCCGAGGAATTAAACGTCTTTTTCCTCAGAGACCGGGGCATGAATCTTCTGGAAGACGGCATCTACGCGCTGCAAAACACCGTTTCCCACGACCCGGAGCTGGCGGCGGCATTCGTCGAAGCCTCGTTGCAAGGCTGGCGCTACGCCTTCGCTCACCCCGACGAAGCGCTGGATATCGTCATCAACTACATGCATGAGGCTCATTTACCCGCCAACCGTGTTCACCAGCGATGGATGCTGGAACGGATGCGGGACCTGATGATGCCCGCCGACACACAGACTAAACTCGGCGAATTGCGGGAGCAGGATTACGTGGCCGTAGGCCGGACCATGCAAGAACAGGGTCTAATCGACGACTATCCGGATTACAACGACTTTGCCTGGAGAGCCGATGGCGAGGAAAAGTAG
- a CDS encoding pyridoxal phosphate-dependent aminotransferase: MNTFHRLDNLVSENTAGIKISAIKEMAMLSAKVEDAASLAWGLPSFRTPEYIRQGVIEGLQHDIDIGKYALPDGLPELRRLVAEKHELENAVSVDPDRNVMITAGNMQGLSTIFHVLTDPGDEIILTDPCFASHIQQIKQCGGKPVYWPLNEEDGWRLNLATLPSLITDKTKAIVIVSPSNPTGKIFSKSELLGIGRIAKQKGLMILIDDPYCHFTYDQRAKYFNLAAEKELTDHIVYCFTFSKAYAMSGWRLGYMILPEPLKKEAVKVHDLNMICTPRISQVAGIVALRGKPLHLLEFEAILAKRRELICERLDVMPQVFTYNKPEGAYYVFPKIVAQHRDSYEFSLRLLNEAKVTVTPGSAFGPSGEHHVRMAYCVSDDMINRAFDRIEVLFGI; the protein is encoded by the coding sequence ATGAACACATTCCATCGATTGGACAACCTGGTTTCTGAAAACACCGCAGGAATTAAGATCTCCGCCATCAAAGAAATGGCGATGTTAAGCGCCAAGGTCGAAGACGCGGCCTCCCTGGCTTGGGGGCTGCCCTCATTTAGAACGCCGGAATACATCAGGCAGGGTGTTATCGAAGGCCTACAACACGATATCGATATCGGCAAATACGCCTTGCCGGACGGTTTACCGGAACTGCGTCGGCTGGTCGCCGAAAAGCACGAATTGGAAAACGCGGTCTCGGTCGACCCGGACCGGAATGTCATGATCACGGCTGGAAACATGCAGGGACTCAGTACGATTTTTCATGTCCTAACCGATCCCGGCGACGAAATCATTTTGACCGATCCTTGTTTCGCCTCGCATATTCAGCAAATTAAACAATGCGGCGGCAAGCCCGTGTATTGGCCGCTGAATGAAGAAGACGGCTGGCGTTTGAATTTGGCAACATTGCCAAGCTTGATCACCGATAAAACTAAGGCGATCGTGATTGTGTCGCCGTCCAATCCGACCGGAAAAATTTTCAGTAAAAGCGAACTGCTCGGGATCGGCCGCATTGCAAAACAAAAAGGCCTAATGATTCTGATCGACGATCCGTATTGTCATTTCACCTATGATCAGCGCGCTAAATATTTCAACCTGGCTGCCGAAAAAGAATTGACCGACCACATCGTCTATTGCTTTACCTTCTCTAAAGCCTATGCGATGAGCGGTTGGCGTCTCGGTTATATGATTTTGCCGGAACCTTTAAAAAAAGAGGCCGTTAAGGTTCACGACCTGAACATGATCTGTACACCGAGGATATCCCAGGTTGCCGGCATCGTGGCCTTGCGCGGCAAACCGTTACATCTGCTCGAATTCGAAGCGATATTAGCTAAGCGCCGGGAATTGATCTGTGAACGCCTCGATGTAATGCCTCAGGTTTTTACATACAACAAGCCGGAAGGGGCGTATTACGTGTTCCCCAAAATTGTGGCCCAACATCGAGATTCCTATGAGTTCTCGCTACGTTTGTTAAACGAGGCCAAGGTTACCGTTACGCCGGGCAGTGCTTTCGGTCCTTCCGGAGAACATCACGTCAGGATGGCTTATTGTGTTTCGGACGACATGATCAATCGTGCTTTCGACAGAATCGAAGTCTTATTCGGAATTTAA
- a CDS encoding response regulator has translation MNSISALIVDDNMAARKLLRSVLMGLGRRIITFEAGGGHDAIRQINLGLYDIIFLDVEMPDMNGFEVMKEILVEIPDQFVVIVSANATIDNVKTTVALGGKGFIAKPYTIAKVKGVVDKYLQTRG, from the coding sequence ATGAATTCAATTTCGGCATTGATCGTGGATGACAATATGGCCGCGCGGAAACTGCTCAGATCCGTGTTAATGGGGCTGGGCCGGCGAATTATTACCTTTGAAGCAGGCGGCGGCCATGATGCCATTCGTCAAATCAATTTGGGGCTTTATGACATTATTTTTCTGGACGTCGAAATGCCCGATATGAACGGCTTCGAGGTCATGAAGGAAATTTTAGTGGAAATTCCGGACCAATTCGTCGTCATCGTCAGTGCGAATGCCACTATAGACAATGTCAAAACCACGGTCGCACTAGGCGGCAAAGGCTTTATCGCTAAGCCCTATACCATTGCGAAGGTAAAAGGCGTTGTCGACAAATATTTGCAAACGAGAGGCTGA
- a CDS encoding ATP-binding protein, whose product MKTPSAYNAPPAEPTDKQKMGIDHILRECSEQLNELFTFEAMAFFLIDEQDHSFNLSYCEPSSLAALIQDEVDHLIEQGIFAWALSQTKAVFESSQNHKTLLLHPLSTRSRIRGMFVAVVDPFHAIEQGDALNLLNVILLSTTNMLENFELYRCIRAHNKQLEEIIEQRTAELEKARNDAEQANQAKSQFLANISHEIRTPLTAILGYADLIRYGQLSDTEQDKAVKDILESSNHLSGIIKDILDISKIEAGKLELEMLATDPFHLLNEIGAIIHGKAKEKGLDFKIYYRFPLPQTLTTDPTRLKQILLNLCYNAVKFSERGEITITIRHSIDDLQTQFIVTDNGIGIPLQEQAKLFQKFVQADTSTTRHYGGSGLGLAISKQLAEMLGGTISMHSVPGKGSQFTLTLKSHALDDALIYNLEQLPKQEKETNPWTSSERLMGSVLLVEDNLNNQQLISLFLTKAGISVEIVDNGNNAVEKALQNNYDLILMDMQMPGMGGLEATQLLRNVGYGGAIIALTANATVTIKQQCHDAGFDDFLSKPIELDAFFTTLNRFLKTPPSINNEINLNDPDFQAILQEFLRALPATIATMEREYRGQNWQELKSQSHQLKGIAGGYGHPDLGKIAASIESDLEQENFQQIASKLTDLQEYSTKITNEFNFGIDRG is encoded by the coding sequence ATGAAGACACCATCGGCTTACAATGCCCCCCCTGCCGAGCCAACAGACAAGCAGAAAATGGGCATCGACCATATTTTGCGGGAATGCAGTGAACAACTCAATGAACTGTTTACGTTCGAAGCCATGGCATTTTTCTTGATCGACGAGCAAGACCACAGTTTTAATTTAAGCTATTGCGAACCATCCAGCCTTGCCGCTCTTATCCAGGACGAAGTCGATCATCTTATCGAACAAGGCATTTTTGCCTGGGCCCTGAGCCAGACAAAGGCTGTCTTCGAATCCAGCCAAAATCACAAAACGCTCCTGCTGCACCCGTTATCGACACGTTCTCGTATTAGGGGCATGTTCGTCGCAGTCGTCGACCCTTTTCACGCTATCGAACAAGGCGATGCATTGAACCTGCTTAACGTCATTCTCCTCAGCACCACTAATATGTTGGAAAATTTCGAGCTGTATCGCTGCATACGCGCGCATAACAAACAGCTGGAAGAAATTATCGAACAACGAACGGCCGAACTGGAAAAGGCCCGAAATGACGCGGAGCAAGCCAACCAGGCCAAGAGCCAATTTCTGGCCAATATCAGCCATGAAATCAGGACACCACTGACCGCTATTCTGGGTTATGCCGACCTTATTCGTTACGGCCAGCTGTCCGACACAGAACAAGATAAAGCCGTTAAGGATATTCTGGAGTCTTCGAACCACCTTTCTGGAATAATCAAAGATATCCTGGACATCTCCAAAATCGAAGCCGGAAAGCTCGAACTGGAAATGCTTGCCACCGACCCGTTTCATTTATTGAATGAAATCGGCGCCATTATTCATGGAAAAGCCAAGGAAAAGGGATTGGACTTTAAAATTTATTACCGCTTTCCATTACCGCAAACACTGACAACAGACCCGACGCGGCTAAAACAAATATTATTGAATTTATGCTACAACGCCGTCAAATTCAGCGAGCGTGGCGAAATCACGATCACCATCCGCCATTCCATTGATGATCTCCAAACCCAATTTATCGTGACCGACAATGGTATTGGCATACCCTTGCAAGAACAGGCCAAACTTTTTCAAAAATTCGTGCAAGCGGATACTTCGACAACCCGTCATTACGGCGGTTCGGGCTTGGGACTCGCCATCTCCAAACAACTGGCGGAAATGTTGGGCGGAACGATTAGCATGCACAGCGTTCCGGGAAAAGGCAGTCAGTTTACGCTGACCCTGAAGTCTCATGCGTTGGATGATGCCTTGATATACAATCTCGAGCAATTACCCAAACAGGAAAAGGAGACCAACCCCTGGACCAGTTCGGAAAGACTGATGGGAAGTGTCTTGCTGGTAGAAGATAACCTCAACAATCAACAATTGATTTCCCTGTTCCTGACTAAGGCCGGGATTTCCGTCGAAATTGTCGATAATGGCAATAATGCCGTGGAAAAAGCCCTGCAAAATAATTACGACCTGATTCTGATGGATATGCAGATGCCCGGCATGGGAGGGCTGGAAGCAACCCAATTACTGCGCAACGTGGGCTATGGTGGCGCTATTATCGCTCTCACCGCAAATGCGACCGTAACCATCAAACAGCAATGCCACGACGCTGGCTTCGACGATTTTTTGAGCAAACCGATTGAACTGGATGCATTTTTCACCACGCTCAACCGTTTCTTGAAAACGCCGCCATCGATAAATAATGAGATCAATCTTAATGACCCGGATTTTCAGGCAATTTTGCAGGAATTTTTACGCGCCCTCCCCGCTACAATCGCAACCATGGAACGCGAATATCGAGGCCAAAACTGGCAAGAGCTAAAATCCCAGTCCCATCAATTGAAAGGAATCGCCGGCGGATATGGCCACCCCGATTTGGGGAAAATCGCCGCCTCGATCGAATCCGATCTCGAACAAGAAAATTTCCAACAAATAGCCTCGAAATTAACCGACTTACAAGAATATTCAACAAAGATAACAAATGAATTCAATTTCGGCATTGATCGTGGATGA
- a CDS encoding HDOD domain-containing protein — MNWTPEKLADKVLTITSLPTIYLKLVETANNPASSNQDFVTIISEDVGLSVRLLKLVNSAFFGYPSKIDSLNRAVTVVGIKQLQDLALATSIFEMFQNIPNAYVSMESFWKHSIACGVVARILANYRRDFNIERAFVSGLLHDIGSLIMFMLMPEEINTVFATARSQQQLVYRTEKQILGFTHAHVGSQLLKRWKLPEQIIYAVNYHHTPNTADRFKVDVALIHVADLIITALDCNSSGEHLVPPLNNAAWKELGLSVSILDALLSDFEQQFQDAVGIITAKTDH, encoded by the coding sequence ATGAATTGGACTCCCGAAAAACTGGCCGACAAGGTTCTGACGATCACTTCATTGCCTACTATTTATTTAAAACTGGTTGAAACAGCCAATAACCCGGCCAGTTCCAATCAAGATTTTGTCACCATTATCAGCGAGGATGTCGGTCTTTCTGTCAGACTACTGAAATTGGTCAATAGCGCTTTTTTCGGTTACCCTTCCAAGATCGATTCGCTCAACCGGGCGGTGACGGTCGTCGGAATAAAGCAGTTGCAGGATCTCGCACTAGCGACATCTATTTTCGAAATGTTCCAAAATATTCCCAATGCCTACGTCTCAATGGAGTCTTTTTGGAAACACAGTATCGCTTGCGGCGTGGTGGCTCGAATCCTGGCTAATTATCGCCGCGACTTCAATATCGAACGGGCTTTCGTTTCGGGACTACTACACGATATCGGAAGCCTGATCATGTTCATGCTGATGCCCGAGGAGATCAATACCGTTTTTGCAACAGCCCGGTCACAACAGCAATTAGTTTATCGCACGGAAAAACAAATCTTGGGTTTCACCCATGCCCATGTTGGCAGCCAACTGCTTAAACGGTGGAAACTGCCCGAGCAAATCATTTATGCGGTCAACTACCATCATACTCCTAACACGGCCGACAGATTCAAGGTCGATGTTGCCCTTATCCATGTTGCCGATTTAATCATTACGGCCCTCGATTGCAACAGTAGCGGAGAACATTTAGTACCACCACTGAATAATGCGGCCTGGAAAGAACTGGGACTTTCCGTTTCGATTCTCGATGCGTTGTTAAGCGATTTTGAGCAACAATTTCAAGACGCCGTCGGCATTATCACCGCTAAAACCGATCATTGA
- a CDS encoding HD-GYP domain-containing protein: protein MKDNATRINVQELRIGMFVCELDIPWEQSPFSAYKQGFIIHSREQIAQLRNCCTYVSIDVQKQKQQYGAIPTRITKESDRVAFYKAFSQASDTYRSTNNLVKNVMDDLRFGNQLNTRVAKEAVSDCVNKVLDNSDTMQLLTQLKCMDEYTTQHSLNVCILSILLGKQLKLSEDKLNKLGMCGLLHDMGKSKIPLAILNKESALNAGEMEVMKSHAQLGRDILLNTPGVEQDAIEVAYSHHERLNGSGYPRGLVSTELTAFTRIVSIVDTYDAVTSDRVYQKGKLHLDAIEILIKGRGTHFDSKLVMQFIECIGIYPVGCPVEMTNGEIALVIESNPHQKTKPKVLLLLDEQKQPVMPKLIDLASPGALDQHGKPYKLFKVIKHDAYDLNLLEYHEEGILVQHLSA, encoded by the coding sequence ATGAAAGACAACGCGACCAGAATCAACGTACAAGAACTGCGCATCGGCATGTTCGTCTGCGAATTGGATATTCCTTGGGAACAGTCTCCTTTTAGCGCATATAAGCAAGGCTTTATCATTCATTCGCGCGAACAAATCGCACAGCTGCGTAATTGTTGTACCTATGTTTCGATCGATGTGCAAAAGCAGAAACAGCAATACGGCGCCATTCCTACCCGCATAACGAAGGAATCCGACCGCGTTGCTTTTTACAAGGCGTTTTCACAAGCTTCCGACACCTACCGTTCGACCAATAACTTGGTCAAAAATGTCATGGACGACTTGCGGTTCGGCAATCAACTTAACACACGGGTAGCCAAGGAAGCGGTTTCCGATTGCGTCAATAAAGTGTTGGACAATTCCGACACGATGCAATTGTTAACCCAGTTGAAATGCATGGACGAATACACGACTCAGCACAGTCTGAATGTGTGTATCTTATCGATTCTGTTAGGCAAGCAGCTTAAACTATCCGAGGACAAGTTAAATAAACTGGGAATGTGCGGCCTGCTGCATGACATGGGAAAATCCAAAATCCCCTTGGCAATCCTCAATAAGGAAAGCGCACTAAACGCTGGGGAAATGGAAGTCATGAAAAGCCATGCACAATTAGGCCGGGATATCCTGCTTAACACACCAGGAGTCGAGCAGGATGCAATTGAAGTGGCTTATTCCCATCATGAACGCCTCAACGGCAGCGGTTATCCCAGAGGCTTGGTCAGCACCGAGCTTACCGCTTTTACCCGAATCGTTTCGATTGTCGATACTTATGACGCCGTCACCAGCGACAGGGTTTATCAAAAAGGCAAGCTTCATTTGGACGCCATCGAAATCTTGATCAAAGGACGCGGAACACATTTCGATAGCAAACTGGTCATGCAATTTATCGAATGTATCGGCATTTATCCGGTCGGCTGCCCGGTCGAAATGACGAACGGCGAGATCGCCTTGGTCATCGAAAGCAATCCGCACCAAAAAACCAAACCTAAAGTCCTGTTATTGCTGGATGAACAGAAACAACCCGTGATGCCAAAACTGATCGATCTGGCTTCCCCTGGGGCACTGGACCAGCACGGCAAGCCATATAAATTGTTCAAAGTGATTAAACATGACGCCTACGACCTGAATTTACTCGAGTACCATGAGGAAGGCATACTGGTTCAACATCTTTCGGCCTGA
- the fchA gene encoding methenyltetrahydrofolate cyclohydrolase gives MSEIKDQSIALFLDALASKAATPGGGSAAAVMGAQSAALTGMVCNLTIGKPKYAEVENEMRSLLAKSEALRAKLTDMIKADVDVFNKLMACYGLPKDSEEEKTTRSARIQAVLKEATDVPLECAKACAEAIELSRIAADKGNLGVISDAGVAVMAGYAALKSAALNVYINAGSMKDREFADAKITELEKILNGADIASEEIYQLVKAKL, from the coding sequence ATGAGCGAAATCAAAGATCAATCGATAGCCCTTTTTCTCGATGCCTTGGCCAGCAAGGCGGCAACGCCTGGCGGCGGCAGCGCCGCGGCCGTGATGGGCGCGCAATCGGCCGCCTTGACCGGCATGGTCTGTAACCTGACCATTGGCAAGCCGAAATATGCCGAAGTGGAAAACGAAATGCGCTCGCTATTGGCAAAATCGGAAGCGCTACGCGCCAAACTTACCGACATGATCAAGGCAGACGTCGATGTCTTCAATAAATTGATGGCCTGCTACGGCCTGCCAAAAGACAGCGAAGAGGAAAAAACCACCAGAAGCGCGCGGATTCAAGCCGTTCTGAAGGAAGCGACGGACGTGCCGTTGGAATGCGCCAAAGCGTGCGCAGAAGCCATCGAACTGAGCCGCATTGCCGCCGACAAGGGCAATCTCGGAGTCATCAGCGACGCCGGCGTAGCGGTCATGGCCGGCTATGCAGCCCTGAAAAGCGCCGCCCTGAATGTCTATATCAATGCCGGCAGCATGAAAGATCGGGAATTCGCCGATGCCAAAATTACGGAGCTGGAAAAAATCCTCAACGGTGCCGACATTGCCAGCGAAGAAATATATCAACTGGTGAAGGCAAAACTTTAA
- the cysS gene encoding cysteine--tRNA ligase has translation MLKIYNTLTRSKETFTPRVPGKVGMYVCGMTVYDYCHIGHARVMVVFDTVARYFRYLGYDLTYVRNVTDIDDKIIQRANENGEDFSRLTERFIDAMHEDERALSVLPPDIEPKATQSMDSIIAMIEKLIANDLAYVGSNGDVFYSVAKFDNYGRLSGKNIAELQAGERVEVDSAKRDPLDFALWKMAKPGEPYWESPWGNGRPGWHIECSAMSTCCLGNHFDIHGGGMDLQFPHHENEIAQSEGATGEKFVNLWMHNGFVRVNEEKMSKSLGNFFTVREVLKQYRPEIIRFFILTSHYRSPLNYSDEHLDEANAALTRLYTALRGIESADGKIDKAYKADFEQAMNDDFNTPEAIAVLFDLARELNKSKDDPERVRNLAFTLKSLGSILGILQEAPDTFLQGGSHEAGLTEDEIKSLIEERATAKQNKDWSQADQIRDQLKAQGIVLEDAPGGKTTWRRES, from the coding sequence ATGCTGAAAATTTATAACACCTTAACTCGAAGCAAAGAAACCTTTACTCCCAGAGTGCCCGGCAAAGTGGGTATGTATGTTTGCGGCATGACGGTTTACGATTATTGCCATATCGGCCACGCCCGCGTCATGGTCGTTTTCGACACGGTGGCGCGCTATTTCAGATATTTAGGTTACGACCTGACCTATGTTCGCAATGTCACCGACATCGACGATAAAATCATCCAACGGGCCAACGAGAATGGCGAGGATTTCAGCCGATTAACCGAACGTTTCATCGATGCGATGCATGAGGACGAACGCGCACTGTCGGTATTGCCGCCGGACATCGAGCCGAAAGCCACGCAATCGATGGACAGCATCATCGCCATGATCGAAAAACTGATCGCTAACGACCTCGCCTATGTCGGCAGCAACGGCGACGTGTTTTATTCGGTCGCCAAATTCGACAACTACGGCCGTCTGTCCGGCAAGAATATCGCGGAATTGCAGGCCGGCGAACGCGTCGAGGTGGATTCGGCCAAACGCGACCCATTGGACTTCGCTTTGTGGAAAATGGCCAAGCCCGGCGAACCATATTGGGAGTCGCCGTGGGGCAACGGCCGGCCCGGTTGGCATATCGAATGTTCCGCGATGTCGACCTGCTGCCTGGGCAACCATTTCGACATTCACGGCGGCGGCATGGATCTGCAGTTTCCGCACCATGAAAACGAAATCGCCCAATCCGAGGGAGCGACCGGCGAGAAATTCGTCAACTTGTGGATGCATAACGGTTTCGTGCGGGTCAACGAGGAAAAAATGTCCAAATCGTTGGGCAATTTTTTTACTGTTCGCGAGGTATTGAAACAGTACCGTCCGGAAATCATCCGTTTCTTTATTCTCACCAGCCATTATCGCAGCCCGCTGAACTATTCCGATGAACACCTGGACGAGGCCAATGCGGCATTGACCCGCCTGTATACGGCATTGCGCGGCATAGAAAGCGCCGACGGCAAAATCGACAAGGCCTATAAGGCCGATTTCGAGCAAGCCATGAACGACGACTTCAACACGCCGGAAGCGATAGCCGTGTTGTTCGACCTCGCCCGCGAACTGAACAAATCGAAAGACGATCCGGAAAGAGTCCGAAACCTGGCTTTCACCTTAAAGTCGCTAGGTTCCATCCTGGGGATTTTGCAGGAGGCCCCCGATACATTCCTGCAAGGCGGCAGCCATGAAGCCGGCTTGACGGAAGACGAAATCAAGTCCCTGATCGAGGAACGCGCCACAGCCAAGCAAAACAAGGACTGGAGCCAGGCAGACCAAATCCGCGACCAGCTAAAAGCTCAAGGCATCGTGCTTGAGGATGCGCCTGGAGGTAAAACCACTTGGCGCCGGGAAAGTTAA
- a CDS encoding peptidylprolyl isomerase, translated as MSDSQTKVKLTTTMGDIVIELNAEKAPISSENFLAYVRDGFYDGTIFHRVIPGFMAQGGGFDTDFQQKETRAAIKNEADNGLKNERGTIAMARTPDPDSATAQFFINYKDNSFLNYTSPTPNGWGYAVFGEVVEGMDVVDEMAGVPTGNNGMHQDVPKTNIVIEKAVVLE; from the coding sequence ATGTCGGATAGTCAAACAAAAGTAAAACTAACCACCACGATGGGTGACATTGTCATCGAGTTGAATGCCGAAAAAGCGCCGATTTCCTCGGAAAACTTTTTGGCCTATGTTCGCGACGGATTTTACGACGGCACCATATTCCATCGCGTCATTCCCGGTTTCATGGCGCAAGGCGGCGGCTTCGATACCGATTTCCAACAGAAGGAAACCCGTGCCGCCATTAAAAATGAAGCGGACAACGGCTTGAAAAACGAGCGCGGGACCATTGCCATGGCGCGTACGCCCGACCCGGATTCGGCCACCGCCCAGTTCTTCATCAATTACAAAGACAACAGCTTTTTGAACTACACCAGCCCAACGCCAAACGGCTGGGGCTACGCGGTATTCGGTGAAGTGGTCGAAGGTATGGATGTGGTCGATGAAATGGCCGGCGTGCCGACCGGAAACAATGGCATGCACCAAGATGTGCCGAAAACCAATATCGTGATCGAAAAGGCCGTCGTGCTGGAATAA
- a CDS encoding UDP-2,3-diacylglucosamine diphosphatase, giving the protein MQQEIIFISDLHISLEKKEITRRFLSFLEHRAGRAKALYILGDLFDAWIGDDDNTPPNKAIKRRLQHLSANGTRVFLQLGNRDFLLGQRFAEETGVVLLEDYHVIDLFGSKTLLTHGDLLCTDDIAYQAFRAKSRTPEWIGNVLSKPLLLRLLAARWYRFRSHFHKRKKSQEIMDVNQQTVVEAMRHHGCNRLIHGHTHRPAVHEFLIDGQRAQRFVLADWRKKSAEILCWTPDGFTREKLV; this is encoded by the coding sequence TTGCAACAGGAAATCATCTTCATCTCCGATTTACATATCTCGCTGGAAAAAAAGGAAATCACCCGCCGCTTCCTCTCGTTTCTCGAGCACCGAGCCGGTCGGGCCAAGGCGCTTTACATTCTCGGCGATCTGTTCGACGCCTGGATTGGCGACGATGACAACACACCGCCGAACAAAGCGATTAAACGGCGGCTGCAACACTTGAGCGCCAACGGAACGCGGGTTTTTTTACAGCTGGGAAACCGGGATTTTCTCTTGGGCCAGCGCTTTGCCGAGGAAACCGGGGTCGTTCTGTTGGAGGATTATCATGTCATCGATTTATTCGGCAGCAAGACCTTGCTAACTCATGGCGACTTGTTATGCACGGATGATATCGCCTATCAGGCATTTCGGGCCAAGTCGCGCACCCCCGAATGGATCGGCAATGTATTGTCCAAGCCGTTGTTGCTGAGATTGCTGGCGGCGCGCTGGTATCGCTTCCGCAGCCATTTTCACAAGCGCAAGAAATCGCAGGAGATCATGGACGTCAATCAACAGACGGTCGTCGAAGCGATGCGGCATCACGGCTGCAATCGCTTGATTCACGGCCATACCCACCGGCCAGCGGTGCATGAATTTCTGATCGATGGCCAGCGGGCGCAACGCTTCGTCCTGGCCGATTGGAGGAAAAAGTCGGCCGAAATCCTCTGCTGGACCCCCGACGGGTTCACTCGCGAAAAGCTGGTTTAA